The genomic window TGGACATGTATACCGATGCGATCAAGAAACTGACACGCCTGGGTCTCGCGCTCGCGGCGGGCGGGGCCCTGTATTCCCAGAACGTCACCGGCGGATTCTCGGGCCGGATCACGGATCCCAAGGGCAAGCCCATCGAGAATGCCCGGGTGCGGGTCAATTCGCCCGCCCTCAGCCTTCCCCGGGAGATGCGCACCAGCGCCAGGGGCGAATGGCGCCTGGGGCTGCTGCCCCCGGGCGACTACAAGCTCACGGTCAGCGCCGAGGGGTACTACGCGAGCGGTACCGCCCTCTACCTCGGCGTCGGCAAGACGGAGGCCGTGCAGTTCGTCCTGAAGCCTCTGCAGGTTTCCGGGGTGACGGTCGAAGTCATCGACGCCGCCACGGTGCTGGAGGCCAAGACCGAGGTGAAGACTTCCACGAACTTCCAGGGCGAGCAGCTGTTGGCCCTGCCTACGATGAAGACCTACACCGATATCATGGCCTATGCGCCCGGGGTGAACAGCACCGGCTGGGTCCGCGGGGCGGACCCCAAGGCGGGCATGACCTATAAGGTGGACGGCGTGGACGTCCGCGACGACGTGGCGTCGAGGAATACCATCTTCTCCGTCTCCATGGTCAACCCGATCCTGGATTCCATCCAGGACGTCCAGCTGATCCAGAACAACGTCAACGCGCGCAACGGCAACAGCCTGGGCAGCCAGTACACGGCCGTCACCAAGCGCGGGGGCAACGAGTTCTCTGGCTCCCTCCGGGCCACCTACGCCCGGGGGTACTGGCTCTCCCAGAATTCCGGCGCCTCCGCCAGCGCCTCCAGCAGCGGCGACAAGATGACCCAGGCCCAGTGGAGCTGGACCCTCTCAGGCCCCATCATCAAGGACCGGGTCTCCTTCTTCCTGGCCGGAATCCGCACCCCCGACATCGACCAGCTCGCCCCCACCGCCGCCATGAACACGGTGAACTACCCAGGGCAGATGGTCCCCATGAAGACCAGGCTGACCGGCACCGACGCGGTCCTGAAGAACGGTCCCGGCGGGGGCTATGCGGTCAGCCCCGACACGGTGGGCCAGTTCCTGCCTTCGGTCAACCAGGACCAGCAGTGGGATGGCCGGATCACGGCCTCCCTCACCGCCGACCAGACCCTGGACCTGAAGTTCAGTTATCGCAAACGGGCCCTCACCAACTCCTTCACCTCCGTAACCAATTACGACCAGGGCACCGAGGACGAGCGCCTCATCGGCAACTACACCACCACGAATGACAGCCAGTCCTTGACCTACCTCGGCACGCTCACGCCCAACCTCCTCCTCGAGGCGTCTTTCAGCCAGGCCAAGGTCGTGGTCGGCGCCGACAACAAGTCCGTCAACGGGGCCCAGATCCCGGTCCTGTCGGCCCTCGAGGCCAATACGCCGCTGTCTTCGACCTATCAGTACTACCCGAACGCCGCCTACCTGGATCCGCTCGGCTACGCCAGCAGCAGCTTCATCACGGGCAGCGGGAACAACTACCTGATCCAGCAGTGCTCCCCCGTCTCCCCCGTCAAGGAGAAGCACCGCACCCGCACCATCAATGCCAATCTCAAGTACTACCTGGATCTCGGGGGCCAGCATGAGATCGACCTGGGCGGTGAGGACTACCTGATGGGCTACAACGCCGGGGCGCAGTTCGGACCGCAGAACAAAGTGGTCTTCGCCGGCGGCTCATACACGAACGGCACGGACATCAAGTATCCGACGGTGAACTTCGAGGGCATTGGCGTCAACAACCAGCTTTCCGTCCTCGGACCCGCCCCGGTGCTGATGGAGGCCTGGGCAGGCGCCACGGAGCAGAAGACCAAAAGCCTGGCCTTCTGGCTCAACGACCAGTGGGTCGTCAACGAACGGCTGAACGTGAACCTGGGCATGCGCTGGAGCCGCTACCAGGTGGTCAATGAAGGGGGCAAGAGCCTGGCGACCACCGTCGCCCTGGATCCCCGGGTCATGATCCGCTGGGATCCCAAGGGGAACGGCAAGCACCTGTTCTCCCTTTCCTTCACCCGGAACACCCAGGGCTACAGCAGCGTCGTCAGCTACGCCCTGGCCGTCAACCCCGCCAATGCCTACACCCTCCGGGGCTGGGCGGGCATCAACGGGCAGCCCTCGCTCAGCGGCCTGGGCTCGGGCACGGATGGCGGAAACTACGGCGTGCGCTATGTCTCCTACGCCGACCTCGTGAACCCGGCCAACTACGCCACCACGCCCTTCAACTTCGTGAACAGGTCGGTGCAGACGAGGCTAGAGGACCTGCGCGCCCCCTACGCCGACACGTGGGAGTTCAACTACACGCGCAACCTCTCGGACGCCACCAGTGTCCGCATCGGTGTGGTGGACAAGCGCTACCGCCAGGAACTCATGAGCTGGACGGACTACACCTGGGACTACCTTGCCCTGGCCACCGACCCCAGCGGCAGCGGCGGCGGCAGGCCCCAGTGGCTGCAGGTCACCAAGTACGGCAGCACCCACAAGCCGCGCATCTACCGGGATCTGGAACTCAGCATCAAGCACAAGCTGACCAGCCGCCTGAGCTGGGACCTGGGCTGGACCTACTTCTACGAATACAAGTACGACGAGGCCGCGCGGCTCAACTACGCCTCCGTCAAGAATAACCCCACCTACAACCCGCTGCCCGCCGATGTCTACCTCGGCGACGGCCTGACCCAGAAGAACCATCGCATCACCAGCCTCCTGGCCTACATGCAGCCCCTGGGCAAGGGCAGCATCACCTACACCCTGGCCGCCAACTACCTGGCCCTCAATCCCAGCTCCCTGAGCGGCTACTACACCCTCTACGGCCTCTCGGCCTCCACCCTCCTGAACCCGGTGGACTCCGCCCATAACCCCCAGAACTACCCGGTCACGAGCGCGTCCGGCTACAGCACCCTTCCCGTCTACTGGGCCAAGCCGGGCCAGTGGAAGACGGGGCTGGACTCCTACAGCTTCGACTTCTCCATTTCCTGGAACGTCCCCCTTGGCCTGGGCAGGGCGATGCTCATCGGCACCGCCGGCGTGACCGATCTGTTCCACCACGTCATCACCGCCACCTATGGCTACTCCGCCCCGACCATGACCGGCGCCAATGCCCCCAACGGCCGTCTCATCGGCAATTTCACCTACAACGGCGTGGCCGGGGCGGGCTGGGGCAACAATCCCCTCAATGGGGGAACCACCCGGCCCGTCACCAATGTCACTGTCGGCGTCCGTTTCTAGCCCATGGAGCCCATGATGTCCAAATCCAAGATCCTGACCTCCATGCTGGCCGCCTCGGTGGGCCTCCTCGCCCAGGCCCCGGAAAAGGCCCTGACGTTCGACGTGGAGGGGCACGCCACCTTCGCCCTCTCCTCCCTCACCAAGGTGACGCACCAGCGGCTCGGCGGCGGCCTGGGCGTGGGCGTGATGCTCCCGACCCCCTGGGGCAAGGACGGCGTCCGCGGGGCCCGGATCGCGCTCAACGCCAACACGTTCCCGGGGTCGATGGGGAAGACGGCCAAGACGTCCCTGCGCAACTACCAGCTCACCGGCGACATCTACTTCGACACCTGGGTGCCCAAGCTCTCCTGGCTCCTGGGCGCAAGCCTGAACCGCTGGTCGGCGACCAACTCCGGCTCGGAGACCTGGATCGTCCACCCCACCTCCTCCTCGTACGCCAAACCCCTTGATTGCTTCATGGTCCGTCCGGAAGAAGCCAAGGGCTACCGAGGGGGCCTGCGGGTCGGCTTCTCCCTGGAGGTGAACCGGCACCTGTCCGCGGAAGCCGTATTCCAGCAGACGGAGCTGACCCAGCGCCCCCTGGCGAAGTTCCCCTCCACCACGCCGGTCGTCGGCGGCAGGTATGGGGAGACCTATCCGGTCACCCCCTCGTGGATCCAGGTGGGTGCGCGCTACACCTTCTAGACCTTGGGCCGGGCTTCCGATCCTTCCGCCCTTATCATGGGACCGGAAGACCCGGGTCATTCCCCCCTTTCCAACCTCCAGGAGGTGCCATGCTCCTTCCCGCCGTCCTCCTCGCTCTCGCCCAGCAGCCCGCGCCGGCGCCCGCCGATTTCACCCAGGCCCTCGTGAAGGCCGGGGCTCGGGATATCCTGCCGGTGCCCCCAGGGATCACCCAGATCACGGAAAAGACCCTGCCCGAGGATACGGCCATCAAGATGGGAACCCAGGCGACCGACGACACCTACCACCCCGGCATGCGTGTCCTGTCGTTCCTCCTGGCCCCGGGCGAGCGGCTCGCGGCCCGGCAGAAGCTTCACCTGGACCTCATCCAACTGAGTCTGGCCCAGAGCGTCCAGACCGGACCCATGGTCGACGAGGTCCTCAAGGTGAACAAGATCCCAGCCGGCTTCCGGGCCCGCGGCCTGCAGATCCGCAACCTCTCCAGCGAGCCCTACACCCTGATCCTGCGGATCACCGGCCCCTGCAACACCTCGTACGATCTGGAAATCAAGCGGGACAAGTAGCTCAGGGCCCCCATCGTTCCATTGCACCTTTCACGTGACC from Geothrix sp. 21YS21S-2 includes these protein-coding regions:
- a CDS encoding carboxypeptidase-like regulatory domain-containing protein, which codes for MDMYTDAIKKLTRLGLALAAGGALYSQNVTGGFSGRITDPKGKPIENARVRVNSPALSLPREMRTSARGEWRLGLLPPGDYKLTVSAEGYYASGTALYLGVGKTEAVQFVLKPLQVSGVTVEVIDAATVLEAKTEVKTSTNFQGEQLLALPTMKTYTDIMAYAPGVNSTGWVRGADPKAGMTYKVDGVDVRDDVASRNTIFSVSMVNPILDSIQDVQLIQNNVNARNGNSLGSQYTAVTKRGGNEFSGSLRATYARGYWLSQNSGASASASSSGDKMTQAQWSWTLSGPIIKDRVSFFLAGIRTPDIDQLAPTAAMNTVNYPGQMVPMKTRLTGTDAVLKNGPGGGYAVSPDTVGQFLPSVNQDQQWDGRITASLTADQTLDLKFSYRKRALTNSFTSVTNYDQGTEDERLIGNYTTTNDSQSLTYLGTLTPNLLLEASFSQAKVVVGADNKSVNGAQIPVLSALEANTPLSSTYQYYPNAAYLDPLGYASSSFITGSGNNYLIQQCSPVSPVKEKHRTRTINANLKYYLDLGGQHEIDLGGEDYLMGYNAGAQFGPQNKVVFAGGSYTNGTDIKYPTVNFEGIGVNNQLSVLGPAPVLMEAWAGATEQKTKSLAFWLNDQWVVNERLNVNLGMRWSRYQVVNEGGKSLATTVALDPRVMIRWDPKGNGKHLFSLSFTRNTQGYSSVVSYALAVNPANAYTLRGWAGINGQPSLSGLGSGTDGGNYGVRYVSYADLVNPANYATTPFNFVNRSVQTRLEDLRAPYADTWEFNYTRNLSDATSVRIGVVDKRYRQELMSWTDYTWDYLALATDPSGSGGGRPQWLQVTKYGSTHKPRIYRDLELSIKHKLTSRLSWDLGWTYFYEYKYDEAARLNYASVKNNPTYNPLPADVYLGDGLTQKNHRITSLLAYMQPLGKGSITYTLAANYLALNPSSLSGYYTLYGLSASTLLNPVDSAHNPQNYPVTSASGYSTLPVYWAKPGQWKTGLDSYSFDFSISWNVPLGLGRAMLIGTAGVTDLFHHVITATYGYSAPTMTGANAPNGRLIGNFTYNGVAGAGWGNNPLNGGTTRPVTNVTVGVRF